The genomic region CCTGCGTCGACCTGACGATCAACGAGATCGGTCCGGACATCGAGGGCAGCTGGCTCTTCTTCTTCGAGTCGCTCTATCTGCCGGTCTTGTTTCACGAGTTGGCCCATGTCGTCCGAGGGCATCTCGGCCTGCTCCGACAGCGACACGGCGGGGCGGGCCTGTGCATGGTGGACGAGTTGATGAGCCAGGATGCGGGCAACACGCCTCCTGGCTTTCCGCTACGCGATGTCGAGATCGATGCGGACGTCTACTGCTCGGGTATGTCCGGCGAGTTCGCCTTCGCGCGATCCGCGACCCTGCCGCGCTGGCAGTACATGACGGGCAAAGAGAACCTTTATGCCGAATTCGTCGGATACGCACTCTTCGTGGTCGGCCAGGAACGCATGGCGCGCGACAGGATCGGAACCCGCGACACCTACCCGTCGCCAAATCTTCGGTTGCTCCTGCACTCTGTCGCCCACAGGGCGCGTTGGAATGTGGAACATCCCGAAAGTGACTATTTCGCGGAGATCTTTGAGCCCGCAATGGAATTACTGGCACCGCTCGAGCCGGCCTTCCCCGAGCTCGATCTCCTCCGGGACACGATTACCAGGGAGGGGGAGGCCGACCTCAGGAAAGATCTATTCGGCTATTGTCCATTTATTTTCCAAAGAGTTCTTTGTATTCTGCGTCTTTAAAACCAATATAAAGTTTGCCGTTATTATCCAGTACAGGGCGCTTGATAATGGCCGGTTGTTCAACTAATAGATCGGCGATGGCTGATTTACTGTTGACGGATTTTTGCTCATCGGTCAGTTTACGCCAGGTGGTGCCACGGCGATTGATCAGTATGTCCTGGTCAATCTCTTTTAGCCATTGATTCACTTTTGTTTTCGTTAAACCATCAGCGCGAAAGTCGTGAAAGTCATAATGAATATGATTGTCATCTAACCAGCGTCGCGCCTTACGTACAGTGTCACAATTTTTGATGCCATAGAGGGTGATTTTTTTCATGGTGTCTATTTATAGTTAATTTTTTAGATATCGCGCAATAATTCGTTGATGCCCACTTTGCTGCGAGTTTTCGCATCCACTTGTTTTACGATGACAGCGCAGTAGAGGCTATAGCTGCCGTCTTTTGATGGCAGACTACCTGATACGACAACCGCGCCTGCGGGAATGCGACCATAGCTGATTTCACCGGTCATACGGTTAAATATTTTGGTGCTTTGACCAATGTAAACACCCATAGAAATCACTGCACCTTCTTCGACGATAACGCCTTCTACCACTTCTGAGCGTGCACCAATAAAGCAATTGTCTTCAATAATCGTTGGGCTGGCTTGCAGTGGTTCCAATACGCCGCCAATACCAACGCCACCTGATAGATGAACGTTTTTACCAATTTGTGCACAGGAACCAACGGTTGACCAAGTATCAACCATAGTCCCACTATCAACATAGGCGCCAATGTTAATATAAGATGGCATCAAGATTGCGCCGGGCGCGATATAAGAACCATGACGCGCTGTGGCGGGTGGTACAACGCGCACGCCTGACTCGCGAAAGTCGCGTGAGTTCATGTCTTGAAACTTGGAATCTACTTTATCGTAATAATTAGTGAAGCCGCCTTTAACGAATTCGTTATCATTAATGCGGAAAGAAAGTAGTACGGCTTTTTTTAGCCATTCGTTAACGACCCATTCGCCATTGATTTTCTCGGCAACGCGGGCGCTACCATTATTTAATTGTGCTAAGGCTTCAGTGACGGCTTCTTTAACGTGGGTATCGACCGTTCGTGGTGTGATATCGGCACGTCGCTTGAAGGCTTCTTCGATAGTGGCTTTAATATCATTCATTGTTTTGTTTCTCCTGTAATAATTAGTAAAAATCGGGAAATAAATTTGGCTATAAAGCAAATAGGTTTATTGCTTGATGCAATCACGGATGCGCTTGGCAGCATCAACGCATTGTTCAAGATTGGCGACCAGTGCGATTCGAATAAAACCAGCGCCTGGGTTTATGCCATCGCTTAGACGTGAAAGATAGCACCCTGGCAATACCGTGACATTATATTGTTGATAGAGTCGCTTGGCGAATTGCTCGTCGCATTGCCCATTATGCGCACCAATATTAAGCCATAGGTAGAAGCCAGCATCAGGCCAATCTATATCG from Gammaproteobacteria bacterium harbors:
- a CDS encoding ArsC family reductase; the protein is MKKITLYGIKNCDTVRKARRWLDDNHIHYDFHDFRADGLTKTKVNQWLKEIDQDILINRRGTTWRKLTDEQKSVNSKSAIADLLVEQPAIIKRPVLDNNGKLYIGFKDAEYKELFGK
- the dapD gene encoding 2,3,4,5-tetrahydropyridine-2,6-dicarboxylate N-succinyltransferase — its product is MNDIKATIEEAFKRRADITPRTVDTHVKEAVTEALAQLNNGSARVAEKINGEWVVNEWLKKAVLLSFRINDNEFVKGGFTNYYDKVDSKFQDMNSRDFRESGVRVVPPATARHGSYIAPGAILMPSYINIGAYVDSGTMVDTWSTVGSCAQIGKNVHLSGGVGIGGVLEPLQASPTIIEDNCFIGARSEVVEGVIVEEGAVISMGVYIGQSTKIFNRMTGEISYGRIPAGAVVVSGSLPSKDGSYSLYCAVIVKQVDAKTRSKVGINELLRDI